The Listeria sp. PSOL-1 genome includes a region encoding these proteins:
- a CDS encoding LysM peptidoglycan-binding domain-containing protein: protein MKKAAIATATAGIAVTAFAAPTIASASTIVVESGDTLWGIAEKNNTTVDTLKQLNKLASDKIFPGQKLIVGEQSKIKAEKEVSATWLNVRQGPGVENQIMTSLQGGTKVTVESTEDNGWSKINFGKKTGYVNSKYLAETTASTPKQVAKQEVKASTPKKVVKRETSQTQVKEDVSTYAVKSGDTLWGLSTKFGVPVQDLISWNNLSSSSIYVGQVLSIKASVQKAPVQAAPKQAVKQDKEVEQSKQTAPKQTKSAQQPIDTSASSYTVKSGDSLNKIASIFGISVSQLKALNHLSSDSLQVGQVLKVKGQVATPVQKQEQPAQKEQTNTQPKEDVKQTPSIDTNASSYTVKSGDSLSKIANIFGISVSNLKALNNLSSNALQVGQVLKVKGQATNPAQNMNNTNNNSTTSNTNNAKPDKPAQNTNNNNSSSTNNNSSSASSSSYAALLAEAQKHLGKSYSWGANGPSSFDCSGYTKYVFAAIGISLPRTSGGQYASSTSISESQAKPGDLVFFNYGRGISHVGIYVGGGQMINAQDNGVKYDNIHGSGWGQFLVGFGRVTNF from the coding sequence ATGAAAAAAGCGGCCATTGCAACAGCAACAGCAGGAATTGCAGTAACAGCTTTTGCTGCACCAACGATTGCTTCTGCAAGTACTATTGTTGTTGAATCCGGCGATACTCTTTGGGGAATCGCAGAAAAAAACAATACCACGGTTGACACTTTAAAACAATTAAACAAATTAGCTTCCGATAAAATTTTCCCTGGGCAAAAACTTATCGTTGGTGAACAATCTAAAATAAAAGCAGAAAAAGAAGTTTCTGCTACTTGGTTAAATGTTCGTCAAGGTCCGGGCGTAGAAAATCAAATTATGACTTCTTTACAAGGAGGAACTAAAGTTACTGTTGAATCAACAGAGGATAATGGTTGGAGCAAAATTAACTTTGGTAAAAAAACAGGCTATGTAAATAGTAAATATTTAGCAGAGACCACTGCTTCTACTCCAAAACAAGTTGCGAAACAAGAAGTTAAAGCTTCTACTCCAAAGAAAGTCGTTAAGCGAGAAACAAGCCAAACACAAGTCAAAGAAGACGTATCTACATACGCTGTAAAAAGCGGTGATACACTTTGGGGGCTTTCAACGAAGTTTGGTGTTCCGGTTCAAGATTTAATATCTTGGAATAATTTATCTTCTTCTTCCATCTATGTTGGACAAGTTTTATCCATTAAAGCTTCTGTTCAAAAAGCGCCCGTTCAAGCAGCTCCAAAACAAGCTGTTAAACAAGATAAAGAAGTAGAACAATCAAAACAAACAGCACCTAAACAAACTAAATCAGCCCAACAACCCATTGATACAAGCGCTTCTTCTTATACAGTGAAAAGCGGCGATTCTTTAAATAAAATCGCTAGTATCTTTGGTATATCTGTAAGCCAACTTAAAGCACTAAATCATTTATCTTCTGATTCGCTTCAAGTTGGGCAAGTGCTTAAAGTAAAAGGTCAGGTAGCTACTCCGGTTCAAAAACAAGAACAACCTGCTCAAAAAGAACAAACAAACACACAACCAAAAGAAGATGTAAAACAAACTCCTTCGATTGATACAAATGCCTCTTCTTATACTGTAAAAAGTGGCGATTCTTTATCAAAAATTGCCAACATTTTCGGTATCAGTGTATCAAATTTAAAGGCTTTAAATAATCTATCAAGCAACGCACTTCAAGTTGGACAAGTGCTTAAAGTAAAAGGCCAAGCAACTAACCCTGCTCAAAACATGAACAACACAAATAACAATTCAACAACGAGCAATACAAATAATGCCAAACCAGACAAACCAGCACAAAACACAAATAATAACAACTCTAGCTCTACAAATAACAATAGCTCTTCAGCTAGTTCTTCTAGCTATGCTGCTTTACTTGCTGAAGCACAAAAACATTTAGGTAAATCGTATAGTTGGGGAGCAAATGGGCCTTCGTCGTTTGATTGCTCTGGTTATACAAAATATGTTTTTGCTGCCATTGGTATTTCACTTCCGCGTACTTCTGGCGGGCAGTATGCTTCTTCTACAAGCATTAGCGAATCACAAGCTAAACCTGGTGATCTCGTGTTCTTTAATTACGGTAGAGGCATTTCACATGTTGGGATCTACGTTGGCGGCGGTCAAATGATCAACGCCCAAGATAATGGCGTTAAATATGATAATATTCACGGTTCTGGCTGGGGACAATTCCTTGTAGGCTTCGGACGCGTTACTAATTTTTAA
- a CDS encoding class I SAM-dependent rRNA methyltransferase: MENSVTLKLNTKFLKAFQNRYPLIQREYFTNWPDEITEGTLLRLHGPNHQFIGNAYYGKQNKGDGWIYSFTDDKKTISQHFHSALQEAISKRERFFHDITTTAFRLFNGEGDHFGGITIDYYDGFLLLQWYSEGVYSFKADLLPILFDLPFTRGIYEKRRFEQADTPKDDFIGGSRATFPLIIKENGIHYATYLDDGWMTGIFLDQKEVRKKLSLGYTAGKTVLNTFSYTGAFSVAALFGGALQTTSVDVAKRSLSKTKEQFAENGLNSDSQQIIVEDVFHYFKYAVRKNLHFDIVIVDPPSFARTKKTTFQVAKDYPALLEQVIQITATNGTIIASTNYAGFQLKKFKQLIQTAFKASKRTYKIEQIFTLPADFTINPAFPEGDYLKVVFLKLDV; the protein is encoded by the coding sequence ATGGAAAACAGCGTCACACTAAAGTTGAATACAAAATTTTTAAAAGCTTTTCAAAATCGATATCCGTTAATTCAGCGTGAATACTTTACAAACTGGCCAGATGAAATAACAGAAGGCACATTACTTCGCCTTCACGGCCCTAATCATCAATTCATTGGAAATGCTTATTACGGGAAACAAAATAAAGGCGATGGTTGGATTTATAGTTTTACTGATGACAAAAAAACAATCAGCCAACATTTTCATAGCGCTTTGCAGGAAGCCATTTCAAAGCGAGAAAGGTTTTTTCATGATATCACGACAACGGCTTTTCGTTTATTTAATGGAGAAGGTGACCATTTTGGCGGCATAACGATCGATTATTATGACGGTTTTTTGTTACTGCAATGGTATAGTGAAGGGGTTTATTCATTTAAAGCCGATTTACTCCCTATCTTATTTGATTTGCCTTTTACACGGGGTATCTATGAAAAAAGGCGTTTTGAGCAAGCCGACACCCCAAAAGATGATTTTATCGGAGGTTCTCGTGCTACTTTCCCGCTTATCATTAAAGAAAATGGGATTCATTATGCTACTTATTTAGATGATGGCTGGATGACAGGGATTTTCCTTGATCAAAAAGAAGTCCGCAAAAAATTGAGCTTAGGCTATACTGCTGGAAAAACAGTACTCAATACATTTTCTTATACTGGTGCTTTTTCAGTAGCTGCACTTTTCGGTGGAGCGCTACAGACTACAAGTGTTGATGTTGCGAAACGCTCGCTTTCTAAAACGAAAGAACAATTTGCCGAAAATGGGCTAAATAGCGATTCTCAGCAAATTATTGTCGAAGATGTTTTCCATTATTTTAAATATGCTGTGCGAAAAAACCTTCATTTTGATATCGTTATCGTTGACCCACCAAGCTTTGCACGCACAAAAAAAACCACTTTCCAAGTAGCAAAAGACTATCCTGCTCTACTAGAACAAGTTATCCAAATTACAGCGACAAACGGCACGATTATTGCTTCAACAAACTATGCCGGTTTCCAATTAAAAAAATTCAAACAACTTATCCAAACCGCATTTAAAGCAAGTAAACGCACCTATAAAATCGAACAAATTTTCACCCTTCCCGCAGACTTCACAATAAACCCTGCTTTTCCTGAAGGCGATTATTTGAAGGTTGTTTTTCTTAAGTTGGATGTATAG
- a CDS encoding YdbC family protein: protein MANIEYEIVEKIGVLSENAKGWRKEVNLISWNGRAAKYDIRDWAPEHEKMGKGVTLSEEEWQELKKLL, encoded by the coding sequence ATGGCAAATATTGAATATGAAATTGTTGAAAAAATAGGTGTGCTTTCTGAAAATGCAAAAGGATGGCGCAAAGAAGTTAACCTGATTAGCTGGAATGGACGTGCTGCAAAATACGATATCCGTGACTGGGCACCTGAGCATGAAAAAATGGGGAAGGGCGTAACTTTATCAGAAGAGGAATGGCAGGAGTTAAAAAAGTTATTGTAG
- a CDS encoding threonine/serine exporter family protein gives MAGKIMMESGAEMYRVEDTMNRIADSAGSKTGISFVTPTGIFMSIEGEQIIQLKQIPTRTINLEKVSLVNDLSREFAQKKITLVELHNQLEKLEHNGNFFPLWLQIIAAALVSGALMIIFGGVWQDFMSTCMIGALGFIIYYYGTEWLKVKFLAEFLAAFTIGMLAVMITSLHLGVNLDKIIIGGVMPLVPGVPITNAVRDLLAGHLLSGMARGTEALLTSSAIGIGIAVVFRFLL, from the coding sequence ATGGCTGGTAAAATCATGATGGAAAGCGGTGCTGAAATGTACCGAGTGGAAGATACGATGAACCGAATAGCAGATAGTGCTGGCAGTAAAACAGGAATCAGCTTTGTAACGCCAACAGGTATTTTTATGTCCATTGAAGGGGAACAAATCATCCAATTAAAACAAATTCCAACACGGACCATTAACTTAGAAAAAGTCTCCCTGGTCAATGATTTATCACGTGAATTCGCGCAAAAAAAGATCACTTTGGTTGAATTACATAATCAACTTGAAAAATTAGAACATAACGGAAATTTCTTCCCACTTTGGCTACAAATTATCGCTGCTGCTTTAGTAAGTGGAGCTTTGATGATTATCTTTGGTGGCGTTTGGCAAGATTTTATGAGTACATGCATGATCGGAGCACTTGGTTTTATTATTTATTATTATGGTACCGAATGGCTAAAAGTAAAATTTTTAGCTGAATTTCTAGCAGCATTTACGATCGGTATGCTTGCTGTTATGATCACATCACTTCATCTCGGTGTCAATTTAGATAAAATTATTATCGGCGGGGTAATGCCTCTTGTTCCTGGTGTTCCCATTACAAATGCTGTACGTGATCTTCTGGCTGGTCATTTACTTAGTGGCATGGCTCGTGGAACGGAAGCATTGCTTACTTCGAGTGCAATAGGAATTGGCATTGCGGTTGTTTTCCGCTTTTTGTTATAA
- a CDS encoding threonine/serine exporter family protein — MVLTILVQIVFSYIATVTFAIITNVPKRSLNACGITGTTGWLIFWLLTKLEIGNAMSTIAGAFVVAIASHFFAKYKKMPITIFNVPGIVPLVPGSLAYQGVRNFVLGDYNTAIAISVQVGMIAGAIAAGLMLSEIFNHSIRRFREHKEKF; from the coding sequence ATGGTTCTTACTATTTTAGTACAAATTGTATTTAGTTATATCGCTACGGTCACCTTCGCGATCATCACTAACGTACCTAAAAGGTCACTTAACGCTTGTGGAATCACTGGTACAACGGGTTGGCTAATCTTCTGGCTGCTTACGAAACTTGAAATAGGCAATGCGATGTCAACAATTGCTGGAGCTTTCGTTGTTGCAATTGCTAGCCATTTTTTCGCTAAATATAAAAAAATGCCAATTACGATTTTTAATGTGCCTGGAATTGTTCCACTTGTACCTGGAAGCTTAGCTTACCAAGGCGTCCGCAACTTTGTATTAGGTGACTATAACACCGCTATTGCGATCTCAGTTCAAGTTGGAATGATCGCGGGTGCAATCGCTGCTGGTTTGATGCTATCAGAAATTTTTAACCATAGTATCCGTCGTTTTCGCGAGCACAAGGAAAAATTTTAA
- a CDS encoding type I toxin-antitoxin system Fst family toxin translates to MLQLLLLFSTIVAPLLVGMLLATYRDWLGRRNNK, encoded by the coding sequence GTGCTACAATTGCTTCTTCTTTTTTCCACCATTGTTGCTCCGCTCCTTGTAGGTATGCTGCTTGCTACTTATCGAGACTGGTTAGGGCGGCGTAACAATAAATAA
- a CDS encoding GntR family transcriptional regulator, whose product MPQNQTKYSYIAEEIRNRILNHQYPENQAIPSEVSLAKEFSCSRMTMKKALEVLVLEGLLYRKRGHGTFIIKSALRGEQLPIYNQEVSGFTKLLNGKNVQSEVIHFEVIFPDETVQAKLNITSETPIYDILRIRMVGDEPYVLEHTFMPVTLIPGMTQTVLENSVYRYIQEELGLRIASSYKQIRADKPSELDQKYLLCKAEDPIIEVEQTVYLNSGTAFEYSLSRHRYDKFVFKVINVVRG is encoded by the coding sequence GAAACCGTATTTTAAATCATCAGTATCCAGAGAATCAAGCTATTCCAAGTGAAGTCTCACTTGCAAAAGAATTTAGTTGCAGTAGGATGACAATGAAAAAAGCACTTGAAGTACTCGTGTTAGAGGGTTTGTTGTATCGAAAGCGTGGGCATGGAACATTCATTATTAAGTCAGCTTTACGTGGTGAGCAGTTGCCAATTTATAACCAAGAAGTAAGTGGCTTCACTAAGCTGTTAAATGGAAAAAATGTTCAAAGTGAAGTGATTCATTTCGAAGTCATTTTTCCCGATGAGACGGTTCAGGCGAAGTTGAATATTACAAGTGAAACACCAATTTATGATATTTTACGAATCCGGATGGTAGGCGATGAGCCATACGTTCTTGAGCATACTTTTATGCCTGTTACCTTGATTCCGGGAATGACGCAAACGGTACTCGAAAACTCTGTTTATCGTTATATTCAAGAAGAATTAGGTTTAAGAATTGCGAGCTCATATAAACAAATTCGTGCGGATAAGCCGAGTGAATTGGATCAAAAATATTTACTTTGTAAAGCAGAAGATCCGATCATTGAAGTGGAGCAAACAGTTTATTTAAATAGTGGCACTGCTTTTGAGTATTCCTTATCACGACATCGATATGATAAGTTTGTGTTCAAAGTCATCAATGTCGTACGCGGCTGA